Proteins from one Halopseudomonas pelagia genomic window:
- a CDS encoding Orn/Lys/Arg decarboxylase N-terminal domain-containing protein, with protein MFKHLHFPILVINPHIGRQDVAGSQLAELFKALKQEGLEVLATASIDEGRLIAEAHRGLSCILFTADQEDDLEPVRALFQAAHCRSPELPIMALTTRQSLDNDKLSALRDLHQLRGIIYLFEDTLPFIAGQIARTAHAYLGQLLPPFFKALLDYTGRASYSWHSPGHGGGVAFRKSPVGRAFHDFFGENTLRSDLSVSVPGLGSLLDHNGPIAEAEANTARTFGADHSFYVVNGTSTANKIIWHAFVSRDDVVLVDRNCHKSILHAIIMTGAIPVYLTGSRNDYGIIGPISLESFAPANLRQRLAEHPLLQGRDAKIRLAVLTNSTYDGLCYNAELIKDELEDAVDILHFDEAWYGYAAFHEFYAGRHGMGSKRGFERARHPLVFATQSPHKVLAALSQASIILAENSLEQQLDLERFNEAFMMHTSTSPHYGIIASIDVATGMMAGEPGRSLVQETLDEALSFRRAMQQTAARLHEDQWWFDVWEPEDALEAEQVQPRDWTLDDHEDWHGFGPMADDYALLDPIKVTLLTPGVEEQGRLAKSGIPAAVVTRFLAERGLVVEKTGLYSFLILFSLGITKGKWSTLVSELQEFKRLYDANAPLEATLPGVAATGHYRGLGLQDICQQLHAFYKEQRMVRTLRQIYTELPEMVVRPADAYQHMVRGQVEMVPVEQLAGRISAVMLVPYPPGIPVIMPGERFPADGSAITDFLQIAGRQDQRFPGFESDIHGLRSAQQDDGSLLYCVDCLKGD; from the coding sequence ATGTTCAAGCACTTGCACTTCCCCATTCTGGTCATCAACCCGCACATCGGCCGCCAGGATGTGGCCGGCAGCCAACTTGCCGAGCTGTTCAAAGCGCTGAAGCAGGAAGGTCTCGAAGTGTTGGCCACTGCCTCGATCGACGAGGGCCGATTGATCGCCGAAGCACATCGCGGGCTGTCCTGCATTCTCTTCACTGCCGACCAGGAGGATGATCTTGAGCCGGTCAGAGCGCTGTTCCAGGCTGCCCATTGCCGCTCACCAGAACTGCCGATCATGGCACTGACCACTCGTCAGAGTCTGGATAACGACAAGCTCAGCGCGCTGCGAGACCTGCACCAACTGCGCGGAATCATCTACCTGTTCGAAGACACCTTACCCTTTATTGCCGGGCAGATCGCGCGTACCGCACACGCCTATCTAGGCCAGCTGTTGCCCCCATTTTTCAAGGCGCTGCTCGATTACACCGGCCGCGCCAGCTACTCCTGGCACTCGCCCGGCCATGGCGGTGGCGTAGCCTTTCGCAAAAGCCCGGTGGGTCGCGCGTTTCATGACTTTTTCGGCGAAAACACACTGCGCTCGGACCTCTCCGTATCAGTGCCTGGTCTGGGCTCGCTGCTCGATCACAACGGGCCCATCGCCGAAGCTGAGGCCAATACCGCGCGCACCTTCGGCGCCGATCACAGTTTCTATGTAGTCAATGGCACCTCGACCGCCAACAAGATCATCTGGCACGCCTTTGTCAGCCGTGATGATGTGGTGCTGGTCGACCGCAATTGTCACAAGTCGATATTGCACGCGATCATCATGACCGGCGCCATTCCCGTGTACCTGACCGGCTCGCGTAACGACTACGGCATTATCGGACCTATCAGCCTGGAGTCCTTCGCTCCAGCCAATCTGCGCCAGCGGTTGGCCGAGCATCCGCTGCTACAGGGCCGCGACGCCAAGATCCGCCTGGCGGTGCTGACCAACTCGACGTACGACGGGCTGTGCTACAACGCCGAACTGATCAAGGACGAGCTGGAAGATGCGGTCGACATACTGCATTTTGATGAAGCCTGGTATGGCTACGCTGCGTTTCACGAGTTTTACGCCGGCCGTCATGGCATGGGCAGCAAGCGCGGCTTTGAGCGTGCCAGGCACCCTCTGGTGTTTGCCACCCAATCCCCGCACAAGGTCCTGGCCGCGCTATCCCAGGCCTCGATTATTCTGGCCGAGAACAGCCTTGAGCAGCAGCTTGATCTAGAACGCTTCAACGAAGCCTTCATGATGCATACCTCCACTTCGCCGCATTACGGCATCATCGCCTCGATCGACGTCGCCACCGGAATGATGGCCGGCGAACCCGGTCGCTCGTTGGTGCAGGAAACCCTGGATGAAGCACTCTCTTTCCGCCGCGCAATGCAACAGACTGCGGCGCGGCTGCATGAAGACCAATGGTGGTTCGACGTCTGGGAACCGGAGGATGCATTGGAGGCAGAGCAGGTTCAGCCCCGCGATTGGACGCTGGATGACCACGAAGACTGGCACGGCTTTGGCCCCATGGCCGATGACTATGCGCTGCTTGACCCCATCAAGGTCACCCTGCTTACCCCTGGTGTCGAAGAACAGGGGCGCCTGGCGAAGAGCGGTATACCCGCGGCGGTGGTAACGCGCTTTCTCGCCGAACGCGGCCTGGTGGTGGAGAAAACCGGCCTGTACTCCTTCCTTATTCTGTTTTCCCTGGGCATCACCAAGGGCAAGTGGAGCACCCTGGTATCCGAGCTGCAGGAATTCAAGCGGCTATACGATGCCAACGCGCCTTTAGAGGCGACACTCCCGGGGGTTGCCGCCACCGGCCATTATCGCGGCCTGGGTTTGCAGGATATTTGCCAGCAGTTGCACGCTTTCTACAAGGAGCAGCGCATGGTGCGCACCTTGCGGCAGATTTACACCGAGCTGCCGGAAATGGTCGTGCGTCCAGCCGACGCCTACCAGCACATGGTGCGCGGTCAGGTGGAGATGGTGCCGGTCGAGCAATTGGCCGGGCGCATCAGCGCGGTGATGCTGGTGCCCTACCCGCCCGGTATTCCGGTAATCATGCCCGGTGAACGCTTTCCGGCAGACGGTTCGGCGATTACTGACTTTCTGCAGATTGCCGGCCGCCAGGACCAGCGGTTTCCCGGCTTTGAAAGCGACATCCATGGCCTGCGCAGTGCCCAGCAGGACGACGGCAGCCTGCTGTACTGTGTCGACTGCCTGAAAGGCGACTAA
- a CDS encoding acyl-CoA thioesterase — MKWDLDNPHTLEITVQPEDIDGLGHANNIVYVGWLERCAWQHSSSLGLGVEEYRKLDRAMAVFRHEIDYLSAAYEGDQLIMATWIISWDKKLRMTRHFQLCRKSDGATLLRARTTFVCIEVSTGKPKRMPPIFIEVYAKGMSADAETGEVTRD; from the coding sequence GTGAAATGGGATCTGGACAATCCGCACACCCTGGAAATCACCGTGCAGCCGGAGGATATCGACGGCCTAGGTCACGCGAATAATATCGTTTACGTTGGTTGGTTAGAGCGCTGCGCCTGGCAGCATTCCAGCTCTCTGGGTCTGGGGGTGGAGGAATACCGCAAACTGGATAGAGCCATGGCGGTGTTTCGTCACGAGATTGATTACCTGAGCGCCGCCTACGAGGGCGATCAACTGATCATGGCGACCTGGATTATCAGTTGGGATAAAAAACTGCGCATGACGCGTCACTTTCAGTTATGCCGCAAATCGGACGGAGCCACACTGTTGCGTGCCCGCACGACATTCGTTTGCATAGAAGTGTCCACGGGCAAACCCAAGCGTATGCCGCCGATTTTTATCGAAGTCTACGCCAAGGGCATGTCTGCCGATGCCGAGACCGGAGAAGTTACAAGGGATTGA
- a CDS encoding pyrimidine/purine nucleoside phosphorylase gives MFKINEYFDGKVASIGFQQPDGTATVGVMAPGEYEFGTNQLEIMQVITGKLTVQLPGGDEWEEYAAGSQFVVAAHSKFKLKVEEDTAYLCEYR, from the coding sequence ATGTTCAAGATCAACGAGTATTTTGATGGCAAGGTCGCGTCAATCGGCTTTCAGCAGCCCGACGGTACCGCCACTGTGGGCGTGATGGCACCGGGCGAGTACGAATTCGGCACCAACCAGCTGGAGATCATGCAGGTGATCACCGGCAAGCTCACCGTGCAATTGCCGGGTGGCGACGAATGGGAAGAATATGCCGCTGGCAGCCAGTTTGTTGTGGCCGCGCATAGCAAGTTCAAACTCAAGGTAGAGGAAGATACCGCCTACCTGTGCGAGTACCGCTAA
- a CDS encoding efflux RND transporter permease subunit, with product MTDPERPRFGLTTLAIGRPVGTLALASVVLVMGLYFLQRLPIDLLPSIDYPQIRVSVEYPGVSAEVIEEQVTRVLERNLAATENLTKISSEVEDSQTDLDLTFEFGTDLDLALQDTARGLEQARPLLPDVDPPRVRKFDPGQQAVWQGGFSSTVRNEAAVNDWIENTLTPQLIGIPGVSSVEAAGGMVREIEVIVDQQRLLSYGMGMADVSRILAAENRDLAIGRVTSDTFDVAAKTEGLFTSLKQIENLLLPLPREVSRYGQNIRLADVAEVIDGNRRQRVFARLDGTPASQVSIYKLPEANTVAVADAVRDTLKRLERSDFIPADISYRPTQDPTYFIRGALSSVTSAALLGGTLAMIIVLLFLGSLRKGFVIGISIPIAIMATFSLMGMSGLTLNIISMGGLALGVGLLLDNAIVMLENIYRHRETLGKSPDDAARDGASEVVSAITAGTMTNLAAVLPFLLVSGIAALVFREMIVTISFAILATLLAGLTLVPSLAALMGRISFTSGLVNSPPVRGFSVGILRLRNGYARVLPGVLRWRWGVMGLATLLLAGSAWLFTQLGSEFLPQLDDGAVQIRITMPAGTPPDETQRVSRQIEQLLLERDHVDNVFTLAGGALWGGVISERAGSGIFQIQLVPASERPDMPAGIWINDAQRAVRDLGLPGVSITARPPQIRGLRFTSDGNDLAIGVTGPELDELQRISDDIKQRLEGLPGLIGLETGAEDQTPLLRLFVDRQRAAQFGLRVSEVGEAIRHAVDGQVATQYIDGNQEYDMRVRLPYDTITNAEDLGSLLLFRIDDEPVLLRDVARLELGEGPAVIYRENQTRIMRVVGDINTSISDVGTVMMAVEERLADLEIPERYSLLTGGQWETIQETNQEIILVVMLSIFLVFVVLAVQYERLSNPLIIMAAAPLSMVGVSLALWATSTPVSSPVMIGLILLIGIVVNNAILLVEYIEQGRRQDGLSVIEAIARAGSVRLRPILMTTLTTVLGMLPLAIGIGEGAEIMRPLALTVVGGLMVSMLLTLFVVPCLYMIINGLAERATAKLTGRPAAV from the coding sequence ATGACTGATCCCGAGCGCCCACGCTTCGGCCTGACTACACTCGCCATCGGCCGCCCGGTTGGCACCCTGGCTCTGGCGTCAGTGGTGTTGGTCATGGGCTTGTATTTTCTGCAACGCCTGCCGATCGACCTCCTGCCCAGTATCGATTATCCGCAGATCCGCGTCAGTGTTGAATACCCTGGGGTCTCTGCTGAGGTAATTGAAGAGCAGGTCACCCGAGTGCTGGAACGCAACCTCGCCGCCACCGAGAACCTCACCAAAATCAGCAGTGAAGTCGAAGACAGCCAGACCGATCTGGATCTGACTTTCGAATTTGGTACCGATCTCGACCTGGCATTGCAGGACACCGCGCGAGGCCTGGAACAGGCCAGACCTCTTTTGCCGGACGTTGATCCGCCACGTGTACGCAAGTTCGATCCTGGCCAGCAAGCTGTCTGGCAAGGCGGATTCAGCTCGACCGTGCGCAATGAGGCTGCGGTCAACGACTGGATTGAGAATACGCTGACCCCGCAACTGATCGGCATTCCCGGGGTGTCTTCGGTGGAAGCTGCTGGCGGCATGGTTCGCGAGATCGAGGTGATTGTTGATCAGCAGCGGCTGCTGTCCTACGGCATGGGGATGGCTGACGTAAGCCGCATCCTCGCTGCCGAGAACCGCGACTTGGCGATTGGCCGCGTGACCTCCGACACCTTTGATGTCGCGGCCAAGACCGAGGGCCTGTTTACCTCTCTGAAGCAGATCGAGAACCTGCTCCTGCCACTCCCCCGCGAAGTGTCCCGCTACGGGCAGAATATCCGCCTGGCAGACGTAGCCGAAGTGATCGACGGCAACCGTCGGCAACGGGTCTTTGCCCGTCTGGATGGCACTCCCGCATCGCAGGTATCCATTTACAAACTGCCGGAGGCCAACACCGTCGCCGTCGCGGATGCCGTGCGCGACACGCTGAAAAGGCTTGAGCGCAGCGACTTCATTCCTGCCGATATCAGTTATCGGCCGACCCAGGACCCGACCTATTTCATCCGTGGTGCGCTGTCCAGCGTGACCTCTGCCGCGCTGCTGGGCGGCACGTTGGCAATGATTATCGTGCTGCTGTTCCTCGGCAGCCTGCGCAAAGGCTTCGTCATCGGCATTTCCATCCCCATCGCCATAATGGCGACCTTCAGTCTGATGGGCATGAGCGGCCTGACGCTGAACATCATCAGCATGGGGGGGCTGGCGTTGGGTGTCGGCCTGCTGCTCGACAACGCCATCGTCATGCTGGAAAACATCTATCGGCACCGCGAAACTCTGGGAAAATCACCTGATGATGCAGCGCGCGACGGCGCCAGCGAGGTGGTGTCAGCTATAACGGCCGGCACCATGACCAACCTGGCTGCGGTATTACCCTTTCTGCTGGTCAGTGGCATTGCCGCGCTGGTGTTCCGCGAAATGATCGTGACCATTTCCTTCGCCATCCTCGCCACGCTGCTTGCCGGCCTCACGCTGGTACCCTCGCTGGCCGCCCTGATGGGGCGTATCAGTTTCACCAGTGGCCTGGTTAACAGCCCGCCGGTACGCGGTTTCAGCGTTGGCATATTACGTCTGCGCAATGGCTATGCCCGCGTATTGCCCGGCGTTCTGCGCTGGCGGTGGGGCGTGATGGGCCTGGCTACGCTGTTGCTGGCCGGCTCAGCGTGGCTGTTCACTCAGCTGGGCAGCGAGTTTCTGCCGCAGCTGGATGACGGCGCAGTACAGATCCGCATTACCATGCCGGCAGGCACGCCCCCGGATGAAACGCAGCGCGTGTCTCGGCAGATTGAACAACTACTGCTTGAGCGCGATCACGTCGATAACGTCTTTACCCTGGCAGGTGGAGCCTTATGGGGCGGCGTCATCAGTGAGCGGGCTGGTTCGGGTATCTTTCAGATTCAACTGGTGCCAGCCAGCGAACGCCCGGACATGCCCGCAGGCATCTGGATCAACGACGCGCAGCGGGCGGTGCGTGACCTGGGCTTACCCGGCGTCAGCATCACCGCACGGCCGCCGCAGATTCGCGGTCTGCGTTTCACCAGCGACGGCAACGATCTGGCGATTGGCGTGACCGGTCCTGAGCTGGACGAACTACAGCGCATTTCCGATGACATCAAGCAGCGCCTGGAGGGCCTTCCAGGGCTGATTGGACTGGAGACCGGCGCCGAGGATCAAACGCCCCTGCTCAGGCTGTTCGTTGATCGCCAGCGCGCCGCCCAGTTCGGTCTGCGCGTCAGTGAGGTAGGCGAAGCCATCCGCCATGCGGTGGACGGCCAGGTGGCTACCCAGTACATCGACGGCAACCAGGAGTACGACATGCGCGTACGCCTGCCCTACGACACTATCACCAATGCTGAAGACCTGGGCAGCCTGCTGCTGTTTCGTATTGACGATGAACCGGTACTGCTGCGCGACGTCGCCCGGTTGGAGCTGGGTGAAGGACCGGCGGTGATCTATCGCGAGAACCAGACGCGGATCATGCGCGTGGTGGGTGATATCAATACCAGTATTTCCGATGTCGGTACCGTGATGATGGCCGTGGAAGAACGCCTGGCGGATCTGGAAATACCAGAACGCTACAGCCTGCTTACCGGCGGGCAATGGGAAACCATCCAGGAAACCAATCAGGAAATCATTCTGGTGGTCATGCTGTCGATTTTCCTGGTGTTCGTGGTCCTGGCCGTGCAATACGAACGGCTGAGCAATCCACTGATCATCATGGCCGCAGCGCCCCTGTCCATGGTGGGCGTCAGCCTCGCGCTGTGGGCTACCAGCACGCCAGTTTCCTCGCCAGTGATGATTGGTCTGATACTGCTGATCGGCATTGTGGTCAACAACGCCATCCTGTTGGTGGAATATATCGAGCAGGGGCGCAGGCAGGACGGTCTGAGCGTGATAGAAGCGATTGCCCGGGCTGGCAGCGTGCGCTTGCGGCCGATCCTGATGACCACGCTGACCACCGTACTCGGCATGCTGCCATTGGCGATCGGCATTGGCGAAGGTGCGGAGATCATGCGCCCGCTGGCCTTGACGGTTGTCGGCGGGCTGATGGTCTCGATGCTGTTGACGCTGTTCGTGGTGCCCTGCCTGTACATGATCATCAATGGCTTGGCCGAGCGCGCAACGGCTAAATTGACCGGCAGACCGGCGGCAGTCTGA
- a CDS encoding efflux RND transporter periplasmic adaptor subunit: MLRYKSGFPRPLLATLAFTLLVGCEQEAGPPPASRDATPVAAHQVSTRDLSRPLRLAATVEPRALISLAARTEGTVKSVAVEEGDRVKAGQVLAQLDVAEAAAELARSEAQMASAKLDFDRAIELRRRGVATQIEYQAADVALQVARSQRDLWLSRVAYGRIEAPQASTIIARHIETGEAVETQSTLFELADLEQLVLRLGVSELDVVHINQDQILPVTLDALPELRLEGRVRRIFPAAQGSSRLITVEVLLPSSAWDQGVRPGFLARIDAAIDPRPNTLVVPGAAVGSLDNGHYVYVIENDRLVQREISKGISRGRWTEIVNGLEPGETILASNPIDMLEDQKVRIVINHD, encoded by the coding sequence ATGCTGAGGTACAAGTCCGGTTTCCCCCGTCCGCTGCTGGCCACTCTCGCATTCACACTGCTCGTCGGCTGCGAGCAGGAAGCGGGCCCACCACCAGCGTCGCGTGACGCTACACCCGTAGCCGCGCACCAGGTAAGCACACGTGATCTTTCCCGCCCGCTGCGGCTTGCAGCGACCGTAGAGCCCCGCGCCCTGATCAGTCTGGCCGCCCGCACCGAAGGTACAGTAAAGAGCGTAGCGGTCGAGGAAGGCGATCGCGTCAAGGCCGGGCAGGTCCTCGCCCAACTGGATGTCGCCGAGGCCGCCGCCGAGCTCGCGCGCTCAGAGGCACAAATGGCCTCGGCCAAACTGGATTTCGATCGCGCCATCGAGCTGCGCCGGCGCGGTGTCGCGACCCAGATAGAATATCAGGCCGCCGATGTCGCCCTGCAGGTGGCCCGCAGTCAGCGTGATCTATGGCTCAGCAGAGTCGCCTACGGACGTATTGAAGCACCTCAGGCCAGTACCATCATCGCCCGGCATATCGAGACCGGTGAAGCCGTGGAAACCCAAAGTACGCTGTTCGAACTGGCAGACCTGGAACAACTGGTACTGCGCCTGGGTGTATCGGAACTGGATGTGGTGCATATCAACCAGGACCAGATACTGCCCGTCACACTGGATGCGCTGCCCGAGCTGCGTCTGGAAGGCAGAGTGAGGCGGATCTTCCCCGCAGCACAGGGCAGCAGCCGGCTGATTACCGTTGAAGTATTGCTCCCCAGCAGCGCCTGGGATCAGGGCGTGCGTCCGGGCTTTCTAGCTCGCATAGACGCGGCTATTGATCCGCGGCCGAATACGCTCGTGGTACCAGGAGCGGCGGTCGGCAGCCTGGACAATGGTCATTACGTGTACGTGATAGAGAACGACAGACTGGTTCAGCGCGAGATCAGCAAAGGCATCAGTCGCGGCCGCTGGACGGAAATCGTCAACGGCCTTGAACCCGGCGAAACCATATTGGCCAGCAACCCGATAGATATGCTGGAAGATCAGAAGGTACGCATTGTGATCAACCATGACTGA
- a CDS encoding NAD(P)-dependent oxidoreductase, which produces MANLAFIGLGVMGYPMAGHLRSAGHDVTVYNRTESRAKAWVDEFGGRACSTPAEAAAEQDLVMICVGNDDDLREVVCGEQGVLQGIRSGAVIIDHTTASAGVARELFQLCAEKGVGFLDAPVSGGQAGAENGQLTIMVGGDESVFDFSRPVMNCYAKMLKLMGPAGSGQLTKMVNQICIGGLVQGLAEALHFAKSAGLDGEAAMSVISKGAAQSWQLENRHKTMLAGEFEFGFAVDWMRKDLGIVLDEARRNGAQLPVTALVDQFYADVQAMGGNRWDTSSLIARLERKREE; this is translated from the coding sequence ATGGCGAACCTAGCTTTTATCGGACTGGGAGTGATGGGTTACCCCATGGCGGGCCATTTGCGCTCCGCCGGCCACGACGTGACGGTTTACAACCGTACTGAGTCCAGAGCCAAGGCCTGGGTTGACGAGTTTGGTGGTCGCGCTTGTTCGACCCCGGCTGAAGCCGCGGCAGAGCAGGATCTGGTGATGATCTGTGTGGGTAATGACGATGATCTGCGCGAAGTGGTCTGTGGAGAGCAGGGTGTGCTTCAGGGTATTCGTTCTGGCGCAGTGATTATTGACCATACTACGGCATCTGCAGGCGTGGCCCGCGAGCTGTTCCAGCTCTGTGCTGAAAAGGGCGTGGGTTTTCTCGATGCGCCGGTATCCGGCGGTCAGGCGGGTGCGGAAAATGGTCAGCTGACCATCATGGTCGGCGGCGACGAGTCCGTTTTCGACTTTAGCCGGCCGGTGATGAATTGCTACGCCAAGATGCTCAAATTGATGGGGCCGGCGGGGTCGGGTCAACTGACCAAGATGGTCAACCAAATCTGCATCGGCGGCCTGGTCCAGGGGCTTGCGGAAGCGCTGCATTTTGCCAAGAGTGCGGGGCTGGATGGCGAGGCGGCGATGTCAGTGATCAGCAAAGGCGCGGCGCAATCCTGGCAGCTGGAAAACCGCCACAAGACCATGCTCGCCGGTGAGTTCGAGTTTGGTTTCGCGGTGGACTGGATGCGCAAGGACCTGGGTATCGTGCTGGATGAGGCGCGTCGCAATGGCGCACAACTGCCGGTTACTGCGCTGGTCGATCAGTTTTACGCAGATGTTCAGGCCATGGGTGGTAACCGTTGGGACACCTCCAGCCTGATCGCGCGGCTGGAGCGTAAGCGCGAGGAATAA
- a CDS encoding YkgJ family cysteine cluster protein codes for MSLTSCRSGCGACCIAPSISSPIPGMPLGKPAGVRCIHLDADARCAIFFSSDRPRVCAEFHPAADVCGENAADALRIIGWWEAQTG; via the coding sequence ATGTCATTGACTAGTTGCCGCTCCGGCTGCGGCGCTTGCTGCATAGCACCTTCAATAAGCTCACCGATCCCGGGCATGCCACTGGGCAAGCCTGCCGGGGTGCGTTGTATTCATCTGGATGCAGACGCCCGCTGCGCGATCTTTTTCTCTTCGGATCGCCCCCGGGTCTGTGCAGAATTCCACCCGGCTGCAGACGTGTGCGGCGAGAACGCTGCGGATGCCCTGCGGATTATCGGTTGGTGGGAAGCGCAGACGGGGTAG
- the gltA gene encoding citrate synthase, with amino-acid sequence MADKKAQLIIEGNSPIDLPMYSGTLGPDVIDVRGLTAEGYFTFDPGFMATSSCESKITYIDGDKGVLLHRGYPIEQLAEKADFLETCFLLLKGELPNDSEKDQFVSTIKNHTMVHEQLKTFFNGFRRDAHPMAIMCGVVGALSAFYHDSLDINDAHHREISAVRLIAKMPTLAAMVYKYSMGQPMMYPRNDLSYSENFLHMMFNTPCDEKKVNPVLAKAMDRIFVLHADHEQNASTSTVRLAGSSGANPFACIAAGIAALWGPAHGGANEAVLRMLDEIGDVSNIEKFVAKAKDKDDPFKLMGFGHRVYKNFDPRAKVMKQTCDEVLAELGINDPQLELAMKLEEIARNDPYFVERNLYPNVDFYSGIILKAIGIPASMFTVIFATGRTPGWIAHWNEMISGPYKIGRPRQLYTGAAKRDYPG; translated from the coding sequence GCCAATGTATTCAGGCACTCTTGGCCCGGATGTTATCGATGTGCGCGGCCTGACCGCTGAAGGCTACTTCACCTTCGACCCCGGCTTTATGGCCACCTCGTCCTGCGAATCCAAGATTACCTACATCGATGGCGACAAAGGCGTGCTGTTGCACCGCGGCTACCCCATCGAGCAACTGGCTGAGAAAGCCGATTTCCTGGAAACCTGCTTTCTGCTGCTCAAGGGTGAACTGCCTAACGACAGCGAAAAGGACCAGTTTGTCAGCACCATCAAGAACCACACCATGGTGCACGAACAACTCAAGACATTCTTCAACGGCTTCCGCCGTGACGCCCACCCGATGGCCATCATGTGTGGCGTGGTCGGTGCGCTGTCTGCGTTCTACCATGACTCGCTGGACATCAACGATGCGCATCACCGCGAGATCTCGGCTGTTCGCCTGATCGCCAAGATGCCGACACTGGCAGCCATGGTGTACAAGTATTCCATGGGCCAGCCCATGATGTACCCGCGCAACGACCTGAGCTATTCCGAAAACTTCCTGCACATGATGTTCAATACGCCCTGTGACGAGAAGAAGGTCAACCCGGTACTGGCCAAGGCCATGGATCGCATCTTCGTCTTGCATGCCGATCACGAGCAGAACGCCTCCACCTCGACTGTGCGCCTGGCCGGCTCTTCCGGCGCCAACCCCTTTGCCTGTATCGCTGCGGGCATCGCTGCCCTGTGGGGACCGGCGCACGGCGGTGCCAACGAAGCGGTACTGCGTATGCTCGACGAAATCGGCGATGTGTCCAACATCGAGAAGTTCGTGGCCAAGGCCAAGGACAAAGACGATCCATTCAAGCTGATGGGCTTCGGTCACCGCGTTTACAAGAACTTTGATCCACGCGCCAAAGTGATGAAGCAGACCTGTGATGAAGTACTGGCCGAGCTGGGTATCAATGATCCGCAGCTGGAACTGGCGATGAAGCTGGAAGAAATTGCCCGCAACGACCCCTACTTCGTCGAGCGCAACCTGTACCCGAACGTCGACTTCTACTCCGGCATCATTCTCAAGGCCATCGGTATCCCGGCCTCGATGTTCACCGTGATCTTTGCCACCGGCCGCACGCCAGGCTGGATCGCGCACTGGAACGAGATGATCAGCGGCCCGTACAAGATCGGCCGTCCGCGCCAGCTGTACACCGGCGCCGCCAAACGCGACTATCCAGGCTGA